In the Juglans microcarpa x Juglans regia isolate MS1-56 chromosome 6D, Jm3101_v1.0, whole genome shotgun sequence genome, one interval contains:
- the LOC121234123 gene encoding putative disease resistance protein At4g19050 translates to MASRTMDGQQQKQKILDLLDKEVTTIVLVGGPGVGKTEMARQIRDDINKELCYGTLWISMNKYDDSSFYGNIACQLSVRSSTEEYEDDARTDETRPEKENVKMQIQAKLTQMSSEKRAMQYAKLNEMQNTKLNEMRSAKLNSKVFLLTILDDVRSKKDEVIVLSKLKALLPREPESSLKVIITRTDRLSSKGMAKDTENEVSSEQKEETEIREEIKTSLEGEGEMDEGVEVFEIKLSEGESGKLFASVSNSEDFKARIENIAQNCGGLPAAIIKLVAAALKQSGAHGLGDLKKSPLQEALTEVEAYTEVDQCIRRLVRYGIDMLHGSDMSLPPGKDAKNMALVNCYWHSWEFFNKHGSIHHSELILSWILEGYFVSVNHVEEAYTEGHRVMMKLVDLGLLKMQEDGLVIIEKLALMVCDCRCVGYEQTSLLGLARVLGNGIGQGFGIITPAKEMIKTPSSSGRQNKVSTLLIDGSWLCRQDPRTFFQPMKGLHHLAILNPRFKSLPLSLPEMDKLQMLVLRGCDQLQEIDQIQNLKSLTVLEISGASFLKEIPCVVFEQMTNLQSLSLRAVPIESLPSLSNLSKLRWLILRECSSLKELPKLKALENLEVLDLSGASSLQTIKDKIFSPLQKLQLIDFSHTQIKRLPILRDLKYLTQLILCNSQLTRLPILTSLSALRCIDLSNSEEFKELKENFSENMDSLKILNLSNTGIAGLPSNFGNLPNLELLDLSNANKLVEIPDNAFEKMGSLRQLFLSRCSLRKLPKMEGLKRLEVLDLSDCIGLRVIEDCSSQSSEEPSVESLKETEAEFLKHMNHLQVLNLSGTQLVVPPISNLANLSNLTQLLLRGCSLSEPEPNCGNFTKLKVLDLSKTGISSLPSVDNLVNLRELKLRDNPSLKQLQHLESLNLLGVLDLWGTGIQEFPYEISKLPLLKHLDLPKGIQEIEWKDIIKSLPEDLNSDECGIFEHSENRTCRLFRGDLIFKELKRQPEYCATCIEGFPIKVLSFKEQDRSGDIYWQRVDPFFRKIYFKTISFPPKDGGQYLEMLGFHSFPAGVEDALMKAEYVSLIGNKFIKCLSDLGVCTVKAMKGCWLERCTEVKTIFCDEAAEAGMRGNLEILWASYLPRLESLCTEGFTNLVEIYLDCCPKLKYVFRSSQLPDKLKILQIKFCDGLETLFDRNLEGHQLRNLEKLHLVGLPELTTIELPMSRYIKEIFPSVEKIKVKECPKLERLEEILEVGGSVENMGEIDV, encoded by the coding sequence ATGGCCTCAAGGACTATGGACGGACagcaacaaaagcaaaaaatacTAGACCTGCTTGACAAAGAAGTGACAACCATTGTTCTTGTTGGTGGTCCAGGGGTAGGGAAAACAGAGATGGCTAGGCAGATCAGAGATGATATCAACAAGGAGTTGTGTTATGGTACTCTTTGGATATCTATGAATAAATATGACGACAGTTCCTTTTATGGAAATATTGCCTGTCAGCTGTCTGTGCGTTCCAGTACTGAGGAGTATGAAGATGATGCCAGAACTGATGAGACAAGACCAGAGAAGGAGAATGTGAAAATGCAGATACAAGCAAAGCTTACTCAAATGAGTTCTGAAAAGCGTGCAATGCAGTACGCAAAGCTTAATGAAATGCAGAACACAAAGCTTAATGAAATGCGTTCTGCAAAGCTCAATTCCAAGGTATTTCTTCTCACTATTCTGGATGATGTTCGCAGCAAGAAGGATGAAGTGATAGTTTTGTCAAAGTTAAAAGCCCTGCTGCCTAGGGAACCAGAAAGTTCATTAAAAGTTATAATCACTAGAACAGACAGATTGAGCAGCAAGGGGATGGCAAAAGATACTGAGAATGAGGTTTCATCCGAGCAAAAGGAGGAGACAGAGATAAGGGAAGAGATCAAAACCTCAttggagggagagggagagatggaTGAAGGGGTGGAAGTATTCGAGATTAAATTGTCTGAGGGTGAGTCAGGGAAATTATTTGCATCAGTTTCCAACTCGGAAGATTTTAAAGCAAGGATTGAGAATATTGCCCAAAACTGCGGGGGTCTACCAGCTGCCATAATCAAACTGGTAGCAGCAGCCTTAAAGCAGTCCGGAGCACATGGTTTGGGGGATTTGAAGAAAAGTCCTCTACAAGAAGCACTCACGGAAGTAGAAGCATACACGGAAGTAGATCAATGCATAAGGCGACTAGTGCGATATGGGATTGACATGTTGCATGGTAGTGATATGTCCTTGCCCCCTGGAAAAGATGCAAAAAATATGGCTTTGGTCAACTGCTATTGGCATAGTTGGGAATTCTTTAACAAACATGGTTCAATTCATCACAGTGAATTGATCTTGAGCTGGATATTAGAAGGGTATTTTGTTTCTGTTAATCATGTTGAGGAGGCATATACAGAGGGGCATCGTGTTATGATGAAGCTTGTAGATCTGGGCTTGCTGAAAATGCAAGAAGATGGTCTTGTTATCATTGAAAAATTGGCACTTATGGTATGTGATTGTCGCTGTGTTGGATATGAACAGACATCACTTCTGGGATTGGCTAGAGTGCTTGGGAATGGCATTGGGCAAGGTTTTGGGATAATTACTCCCGCAAAAGAGATGATAAAGACACCATCCAGTTCTGGAAGACAGAATAAGGTTTCTACTCTTCTCATTGATGGAAGTTGGCTCTGTAGGCAAGACCCCCGTACATTCTTCCAGCCAATGAAGGGACTCCACCATCTTGCCATTTTGAATCCCAGGTTCAAGTCATTGCCTTTGTCACTGCCTGAAATGGACAAGCTTCAGATGCTGGTACTCCGAGGTTGTGATCAGTTGCAGGAAATTGATCAGATCCAAAACCTAAAATCATTGACAGTTCTGGAGATATCTGGTGCTAGCTTCTTGAAAGAAATTCCATGTGTTGTTTTCGAGCAAATGACTAATCTTCAAAGTCTTAGCTTGCGAGCAGTTCCCATCGAATCACTACCCTCTCTTTCTAACCTGTCTAAACTGCGTTGGCTCATCCTTAGGGAGTGCTCTTCTCTTAAAGAACTGCCAAAACTAAAAGCACTTGAAAATCTTGAGGTGCTGGATCTTTCTGGTGCTTCCTCTTTGCAAACAATTAAGGACAAAATTTTCTCACCACTGCAGAAACTTCAGTTGATTGACTTCTCCCATACCCAGATTAAACGATTGCCAATCCTTCGCGACCTTAAATATCTCACTCAACTCATTTTGTGCAACTCTCAGTTGACTAGACTTCCCATCCTTACATCCTTATCCGCTCTCCGATGTATTGACCTTTCAAATTCTGAGGAGTTTAAAGAACTCAAAGAGAACTTTTCAGAGAACATGGACAGCCTCAAAATCCTTAATTTATCAAATACTGGAATCGCGGGTTTACCTTCCAATTTTGGGAACCTTCCAAATCTTGAATTGCTTGATCTTTCTAATGCCAATAAGTTGGTTGAAATCCCAGATAATGCCTTCGAAAAAATGGGATCCCTCCGTCAGCTCTTTCTGAGTCGCTGCTCATTAAGAAAATTGCCAAAAATGGAAGGACTTAAAAGACTTGAGGTGCTCGATCTTTCAGATTGCATTGGTTTAAGAGTAATAGAAGATTGTTCATCCCAATCTTCTGAAGAACCTTCAGTGGAGTCTTTGAAAGAGACGGAAGCGGAATTCTTGAAGCATATGAATCACCTTCAAGTTCTGAACCTATCAGGAACACAACTTGTGGTTCCTCCCATTTCCAACCTTGCGAACCTCTCCAACCTCACTCAGCTTTTGCTTCGAGGTTGTTCTCTCTCAGAACCAGAGCCAAATTGTGGAAATTTTACAAAGCTGAAGGTTCTGGATCTTTCAAAGACAGGCATTAGTTCTCTGCCATCAGTTGACAATCTTGTAAACCTCCGGGAGCTGAAGTTAAGAGATAATCCTAGTTTAAAGCAGCTGCAGCATCTGGAATCATTGAATCTTTTGGGGGTTCTTGATTTGTGGGGGACTGGAATCCAAGAATTTCCTTATGAGATCTCCAAATTGCCTCTTTTAAAGCACCTTGATCTGCCCAAGGGTATTCAAGAAATTGAATGGAAAGACATAATAAAGTCCTTACCAGAGGATCTAAACTCGGATGAATGTGGTATCTTTGAGCACAGTGAAAACAGGACTTGCAGGTTGTTTAGGGGTGACCTAATTTTTAAAGAGTTGAAGAGACAGCCTGAGTATTGTGCGACATGCATTGAAGGATTTCCCATAAAAGTTCTCTCTTTTAAAGAGCAAGACAGATCTGGAGATATCTATTGGCAGAGAGTTGACCCCTTCTTCAGAAAAATTTACTTCAAGactatttcttttcctcccaagGATGGTGGCCAATATCTCGAAATGCTTGGATTTCATAGTTTTCCTGCTGGTGTGGAGGATGCACTCATGAAAGCTGAATATGTTTCTTTGATTggaaataaattcatcaaatgcTTGTCAGATTTAGGTGTGTGCACTGTGAAGGCAATGAAAGGTTGTTGGCTGGAGAGGTGCACAGAAGTGAAGACtatattttgtgatgaagcAGCAGAAGCCGGAATGAGGGGAAATCTAGAGATTCTTTGGGCATCTTACCTCCCGAGATTGGAGAGTCTCTGCACTGAAGGCTTTACAAATCTTGTGGAAATATATCTAGATTGTTGCCCAAAGCTTAAATATGTTTTCCGCTCTTCCCAGCTTCCGGACAAGCTTAAGATCCTACAAATCAAATTCTGTGATGGATTGGAAACACTGTTTGACAGAAACTTAGAAGGGCATCAACTGCGGAATTTAGAGAAACTGCATCTGGTGGGATTGCCGGAGTTGACTACTATCGAGTTGCCAATGTCAAGGTATATTAAGGAGATATTTCCATCTGtggaaaaaattaaagtcaAGGAATGTCCAAAACTGGAGAGGTTAGAAGAAATTCTAGAGGTTGGTGGATCTGTAGAAAATATGGGGGAAATTGATGTTTGA
- the LOC121235311 gene encoding disease resistance RPP13-like protein 4 — MASSDGTQKISAEKFNIQRIIGDIDSLLERLPTVEHSATGLTPNNTDRNNVSDGNPNNGNKGGNIPSINGGYSNQKNEIDENKNGHNVSDQDPCASIWTLLTFGCSADNKENNSDAKDSFNSSRSSNDSSNQSQLERITKTLTQVKAALIELKKLEEGELGKRIQPHLRRVDTILGPQAPAPADSSSLTLTEAKLREISKEIMKIKNQIPSLLKLSLTGPGSYNNSGTIKNSDACSAFQGNLNPHKSKSFLESSFYHEIKEIYDDLNHGNDREKVIFFLSCFAMLPENAVVKRRLLTYWWVGEGLIDEGKTAENHVDQILKRFREKGLIKPAKKELRGEAKSYRMHPLVRSAVIKLSKNKFFAFNDNGILTGNLSDSGQKRACVTKSSVPLDTGLTREQKEEDKKFDEEWKNLNQEELITIFNVNEPFPDLKLQLLAKKKELSVVEWLSKMKNVKVLYLGRWQKSATYHIEVESIEFLKGLKSMKELRLLSLQGISRINELPSSIGKLSKLMILDVKSCHNLEELPQEISRLKELKYLDVSDCYMLDRMPKGLSSLSKLQVLKGYVIGNPQSGSFGTLDDLKDLKHLRKLTISASSREVPPSKTPEFPTRKDLFALNRLGTNGALRKLTLAWGSKQGTVAQKTTVPSYKKPPSMLRRKLSKKSSYESPEAQLPEKLEKLDLQCYPGTEIPSWLVPSNMKSLKKLFIRGGGLETLKNEKWTVETLCLKYLIGLKLDWIELQQRFPNLAYLEKVGCPRITFCPCDEDGVWKKPTSN; from the coding sequence ATGGCTTCCTCTGATGGTACACAGAAAATTTCTGCAGAGAAGTTTAACATTCAGAGAATCATAGGTGACATAGACTCCTTGCTTGAGCGTCTTCCAACAGTCGAGCACTCTGCCACCGGACTCACACCTAACAACACCGACCGCAATAATGTCAGTGACGGCAACCCGAACAATGGCAACAAGGGCGGCAACATCCCCAGCATCAACGGCGGCTACAGCAATCAAAAGAATGAGATCGACGAAAATAAGAATGGCCACAACGTTTCAGATCAGGATCCATGCGCTAGTATCTGGACTCTGCTTACCTTCGGGTGCAGTGCCGATAATAAGGAGAACAACTCGGATGCAAAGGACAGCTTCAATAGCAGCAGAAGCAGCAACGACAGCAGCAATCAATCTCAACTGGAGAGAATAACGAAAACCCTTACTCAAGTGAAAGCTGCCTTGATTGAACTCAAGAAACTTGAAGAAGGTGAGCTGGGAAAACGAATACAGCCTCATCTGCGACGTGTCGACACCATCCTTGGACCTCAGGCACCAGCCCCTGCTGATTCCTCTTCACTTACACTAACTGAAGCCAAACTTCGAGAAATCTccaaggaaatcatgaagatAAAGAACCAGATTCCATCACTGCTCAAACTCTCCCTAACGGGTCCCGGATCGTACAACAATTCAGGGACGATCAAGAACTCCGATGCCTGCAGTGCCTTCCAAGGAAATCTCAACCCACACAAAAGTAAAAGCTTTCTGGAGAGCTCCTTTTACCATGAAATTAAGGAAATTTATGATGACCTTAATCATGGAAATGATCGTGAAAAAGTGATATTCTTTTTGTCGTGCTTCGCAATGCTCCCGGAAAATGCCGTGGTGAAGAGGAGGCTTTTGACATATTGGTGGGTCGGAGAGGGCCTAATTGATGAAGGAAAGACAGCTGAGAATCATGTTGATCAAATTCTGAAGAGATTCAGAGAGAAGGGATTAATCAAGCCTGCTAAGAAAGAGCTGAGAGGGGAAGCTAAAAGCTATAGAATGCATCCTCTTGTGCGCTCTGCTGTGATTAAGCTGTCCAAGAATAAGTTCTTTGCTTTTAATGATAATGGAATTCTGACAGGGAATCTCTCGGACTCCGGCCAAAAAAGGGCTTGTGTTACAAAGTCTTCTGTGCCTCTCGACACGGGCTTAACGAGGGAACAGAAAGAggaagataaaaaatttgatgagGAATGGAAGAATTTAAATCAGGAAGAACTTATTACGATATTCAATGTAAATGAGCCATTTCCTGATCTCAAATTGCAGCTTttagcaaagaagaaagaattaaGTGTGGTGGAATGGTTATCGAAGATGAAAAACGTTAAAGTCCTTTATCTGGGAAGATGGCAGAAATCCGCTACCTATCACATAGAGGTGGAGAGCATTGAATTCTTAAAAGGGTTGAAGAGTATGAAAGAATTGAGGCTTCTTAGCCTTCAAGGGATCTCCAGAATTAACGAGCTTCCAAGTTCAATAGGAAAGCTCAGCAAATTGATGATCTTAGATGTGAAGTCATGTCATAATCTGGAGGAACTTCCGCAGGAGATATCCAGACTCAAGGAACTGAAATACCTGGATGTTTCAGATTGTTATATGCTGGATCGGATGCCAAAGGGGCTATCTTCCCTCTCAAAACTCCAAGTCCTTAAGGGGTACGTTATTGGGAATCCGCAAAGCGGAAGCTTCGGTACCTTAGATGATTTGAAAGATTTAAAGCATTTGAGGAAACTGACAATCAGCGCAAGTAGCCGCGAAGTCCCTCCTTCAAAAACCCCCGAATTCCCTACTCGAAAAGACCTATTTGCTCTCAACAGACTTGGAACCAATGGGGCGCTTCGAAAGCTGACATTAGCATGGGGATCAAAGCAAGGCACTGTTGCACAAAAGACAACAGTACCCAGCTATAAAAAACCCCCCAGCATGCTACGAAGGAAGTTGTCGAAGAAGAGTAGTTACGAAAGTCCGGAGGCGCAGCTTCCTGAGAAATTGGAGAAACTGGATCTTCAGTGTTACCCAGGGACAGAGATACCTAGTTGGTTGGTACCCAGCAACATGAAGAGCCTAAAGAAACTCTTTATTAGAGGAGGAGGGCTCGAAACTCTGAAGAATGAGAAGTGGACTGTTGAGACTTTGTGTTTGAAGTACTTGATTGGCTTGAAGTTAGATTGGATAGAATTGCAGCAAAGATTTCCAAATTTGGCTTACTTGGAGAAAGTCGGATGCCCAAGGATCACTTTCTGCCCTTGCGATGAGGATGGAGTATGGAAGAAGCCTACATCAAATTGA
- the LOC121235426 gene encoding uncharacterized protein LOC121235426 — translation MKTLSWNCRGLGNRWTVQDLCHLVEDKLPNVVFLMETKTEEGSHNSAAIKALQREIGGLLEKEDVKWKQRAKVNWYQLGDKNTKFFHSCANERRKNNIIQMIVDEQNREYTSQEGLEGVFKIFFDKLFASSDLRSCDIEECLNSLKPCVTNSMNDQLFKAFTREEIKVAVKNMAPLKSPGPDEFGAFFSKNIGTLLVRKSVAMC, via the exons ATGAAAACCTtgagttggaactgccgagggcttgggaaccgtTGGACAGTTCAAGACCTTTGCCATTTGGTAGAGGACAAGTTGCCCAATGTCGTGTTCCTAATGGAGACCAAAACTGAGGAAG gtagTCATAATTCTGCAGCCATAAAGGCTTTACAAAGGGAGATTGGAGGTTTGCTTGAGAAAGAAGATGTGAAGTGGAAGCAAAGGGCTAAGGTTAATTGGTACCAATTAGGGGATAAGAATACCAAGTTTTTTCATAGTTGTGCAAATGAGAGGAGGAAGAACAACATAATTCAAATGATTGTAGATGAACAGAATAGAGAGTACACGAGTCAAGAAGGCTTGGAAGGggtctttaaaattttttttgataaactcTTTGCCTCTTCAGATCTGAGGAGTTGTGACATTGAGGAATGCTTGAATAGCCTAAAGCCTTGTGTGACTAATAGCATGAATGACCAGCTATTCAAAGCCTTTACCAGAGAAGAAATCAAAGTAGCTGTTAAAAACATGGCGCCTCTCAAGTCCCCAGGACCCGACGAGTTTGGagcatttttttccaaaaacattGGAACTCTATTGGTGAGGAAGTCAGTAGCAATGTGCTGA
- the LOC121235427 gene encoding uncharacterized protein LOC121235427: protein MAIKLDMSKAYDRIEWSYLRAVMVKMGLCGKWIELILKCVSTVSYSVLDNGKPSCLIKPSRGLRQGDPRSPYLFILCVEGLSSLINNSDLRGATRGVTASGQFLNKDKTAVFFSSNTKEVDKRLILEEGGAVLRGNYENYLGLPVVVGRSKYNAFRGIKEKVWRKINNWKNSFLSAVGKEVLIKAVLQAVPTYTMSVFQLPKQLCKELNVMLGRFWWGNQKSGNGVHWCSWERMGKQKGKGGLGYRGLESFNLALLAKQGWRILQNETPIAAKILKEKYLKNKSLLEASLEHRPSFM from the exons ATGGCCATTAAGCTTGACATGtcaaaagcttatgataggaTAGAGTGGTCTTATTTGAGAGCAGTCATGGTTAAAATGGGATTATGTGGGAAATGGATAGAGTTGATATTGAAGTGTGTGTCTACTGTTTCCTATTCTGTCCTTGATAATGGGAAACCTAGTTGCTTAATCAAACCTTCGAGAGGATTAAGGCAAGGAGACCCTCGGTCTCCTTATCTGTTTATCCTATGTGTTGAGGGGCTTAGTTCTTTGATCAACAATTCAGATCTTAGAGGTGCGACAAGGGGTGTGACT GCTTCTGGTCAGTTCCTCAACAAGGACAAAACTGCTGTCTTTTTTAGTTCAAACACTAAGGAAGTTGACAAGAGATTGATATTGGAGGAAGGTGGGGCAGTGCTGAGagggaattatgagaattatttGGGGCTTCCTGTTGTTGTAGGGCGTTCAAAATATAATGCTTTTAGAGGCATTAAGGAGAAAGTTTGGAGAAAAATCAACAACTGGAAGAATTCTTTTTTGTCTGCTGTAGGGAAAGAGGTACTCATCAAAGCTGTTCTTCAAGCTGTGCCTACTTACACTATGAGTGTTTTTCAGCTCCCTAAACAACTCTGTAAAGAACTTAATGTCATGCTGGGCAGGTTTTGGTGGGGTAATCAAAAAAGTGGTAATGGAGTGCATTGGTGTAGCTGGGAAAGGATGGGGAAACAGAAGGGAAAAGGAGGGCTGGGGTACAGGGGTTTAGAGAGCTTCAATTTGGCTCTATTAGCCAAACAAGGGTGGAGAATCCTCCAAAATGAGACTCCCATAGCTGCCAAGATCCTGAAAGAGAAATACTTAAAAAACAAGTCATTGCTTGAAGCTAGTCTGGAGCATAGACCTTCATTTATGTAG